The Kribbella sp. HUAS MG21 genome includes the window TTTGCGAGCACGGTGCAGGCGGACCTTGAACGTCCCGGGCCGGCAGCCGACCACCTCGGCGGCGGTCGCTTGGTCGAGACCTTCCCACTCGACGAGCAGCAGCGCCTCCTGGTCCTTCGGTGCCAGCGTCGCGAGGGCGGCCCGTACGTCGACGCCCGCATCGACCGAGGTCATCGGGTCGAGCTGCTCGGCGACCCCTGCGGCGAGTACGGCGGCCACCCGTCGCGTCAGCGCCGTACGCCGGTCCCGGGAGCGCAGGTGGTTCGCGGCGATCTTCCGCGCGGTGGTGTACAGCCACGGCAGTTCCTCGGCCTCGGGCAGCTGGAGACCCCGCCGCCAGACCACGAGAAACACCTCCGCGGCCAGGTCGCGGGCCGCCTCGGGCCCGACCCGGCGTACGCCGTACGCCAGAATCGCCGGGTACCGGCGGCGGTAGAACTCCGCGAACCACTCCTCGTCGAACATCCGTCCTCCCCTTGAACCGTCTCACCCCTTCTGTGTGCGGTTCCCCGTCCAGGGTTACCGACGATCGGTGGGGAACGCGCCGGAGGACGGGATGGCGGGAGCCGGGCAGGAGTATTTTCGATGGATGGAATACGCGCTCGGGGAGCTGGGGCTCCGGCGGTGGCGGACCGGGGATGCGCTGCGGCTGGCCGCGGCGCACGACGATCCTGAGATGGTGAGCCAGGGCGGGATCGTGGACCGGGCGTCCGCCGTGGACTGGATCGGGCGCGTCGCCGATCTGGACAACGGCCACGTGTACGCCGTCGCGGACGCCGACGACCACCCGATCGGGTGCGTGGCGGTGACGAACATCGACCGGCACCGGGTCGGCTGGACCTGGTACTGGACGCTCGCCGACGTCCGCGGCCAGGGCGTCGCCCGGGACGCCCTGCGCGC containing:
- a CDS encoding RNA polymerase sigma factor, with amino-acid sequence MFDEEWFAEFYRRRYPAILAYGVRRVGPEAARDLAAEVFLVVWRRGLQLPEAEELPWLYTTARKIAANHLRSRDRRTALTRRVAAVLAAGVAEQLDPMTSVDAGVDVRAALATLAPKDQEALLLVEWEGLDQATAAEVVGCRPGTFKVRLHRARKRLAAALGEPASASRLVRTNS
- a CDS encoding GNAT family N-acetyltransferase, whose translation is MEYALGELGLRRWRTGDALRLAAAHDDPEMVSQGGIVDRASAVDWIGRVADLDNGHVYAVADADDHPIGCVAVTNIDRHRVGWTWYWTLADVRGQGVARDALRALANWAHHDAGLYRLELGHRLNNPASCAVAAGAGFLSEGIERQRLAFDGTRYDVERHARLVTDPLTPPRRPVTVRA